A genomic segment from Ochotona princeps isolate mOchPri1 chromosome 11, mOchPri1.hap1, whole genome shotgun sequence encodes:
- the LOC131481484 gene encoding disintegrin and metalloproteinase domain-containing protein 25-like has product MSLAEVMTHMRLSLLMLWLGELFLLSGWLQTGHCQHHSHPEVVIPLRVTGTEKGMKTKGWLSYRLQIAGHRYIIHMKVKTNLVTRHFSMFTYSDQGALIEDRPFVREGCYYHGYVEGDPESMVAVSTCFGGFQGMLQINDTVYEIKPKTFSSKFEHLVYKVDSEDTMTCGLTEEEIAQQLKKYKRNNPVLMQSDYQGWWTHRWFLELAVVVDQERFFHKGSNISAVEDEVIEVINILNSLYEHMDMEVALPAIEIWNEGNPIPPGNISHWLREFCKWKRTNLNIRIPHDAVHLFIKATFGTYLGLAYVGAVCIRNDNCAVNRFRTDDLVSFAKLLAHELGHNLGMSHDTSSCKCKDSRCIMYPTASTATKFSNCSYAQYWGYSIRVHCMHSPPNPESLFVKHRCGNAIVEEEEKCDCGSLGSCKNDRCCLTNCTLVRGASCAFGNCCKDCQFVPSGQVCREQGNECDLPEWCNGTWHECPDDVYVQDGSPCLGMGYCYEKRCNFRDEQCRKIFGKKARSANQICYREINTRGDRFGNCGNDTNTYIACGFADILCGRIQCENVTEIPSLGSHSTMHITRLDGHMCWGVDYHFGMTALDIGDVKDGTECGEQRVCIGRRCVPEPVWDSECIPEMCNMHGICNSKHHCHCSNKWAPPNCRTKGNGGSIDSGPPPAEEPEKTSEPDRGISKFWIPFLVLLNCFLILCCCCFICCPLKREDSPEPPEQKSNLPKTNCQGK; this is encoded by the coding sequence ATGTCCCTGGCTGAGGTCATGACGCATATGAGACTCAGTCTGCTGATGCTGTGGTTGGGGGAGCTTTTCTTACTTTCTGGGTGGCTCCAGACCGGGCACTGTCAACATCACAGCCACCCAGAAGTGGTAATACCCTTGAGGGTAACTGGCACTGAGAAAGGTATGAAGACTAAAGGCTGGCTCTCCTATAGACTGCAAATTGCAGGGCACAGATACATCATCCACATGAAAGTCAAGACAAATTTGGTAACCAGACATTTCTCCATGTTCACCTACTCAGACCAAGGTGCTCTCATTGAGGACCGGCCTTTTGTGCGGGAGGGATGCTACTATCATGGTTATGTGGAAGGAGACCCAGAATCCATGGTTGCTGTTAGCACCTGTTTTGGGGGCTTTCAAGGAATGTTACAGATAAATGACACTGTTTATGAGATCAAGCcaaaaacattttcttccaaatttgaACATCTAGTTTATAAAGTGGACAGTGAGGATACTATGACTTGTGGATTAACAGAAGAAGAGATAGCACAGCAACTGAAAAAGTATAAACGTAATAATCCCGTTCTGATGCAAAGTGATTATCAGGGCTGGTGGACCCATCGATGGTTTCTAGAACTTGCGGTGGTTGTAGACCAAGAACGATTCTTTCATAAGGGCAGTAATATCTCAGCTGTGGAGGATGAAGTAATCGAGGTTATCAATATACTTAATTCTCTTTATGAGCATATGGACATGGAAGTGGCTTTACCTGCAATAGAAATTTGGAATGAAGGAAATCCCATACCACCAGGAAACATAAGTCATTGGCTAAGAGAATTTTGCAAATGGAAGAGAACTAATCTAAATATTCGTATTCCCCATGATGCTGTTCATCTTTTCATAAAGGCTACATTTGGTACATATCTTGGCTTGGCTTATGTTGGAGCAGTATGCATTAGAAATGATAATTGTGCAGTTAATAGATTCAGGACTGATGATTTGGTCAGCTTTGCAAAGCTTCTGGCACATGAGCTTGGTCATAATTTGGGTATGTCTCATGATACTTCAAGCTGTAAATGTAAGGATAGCAGATGCATAATGTATCCAACTGCATCAACTGCAACAAAATTCAGCAACTGCAGTTATGCTCAGTATTGGGGGTACTCTATAAGAGTGCACTGTATGCACAGCCCACCAAATCCAGAGTCTCTCTTCGTAAAACATCGTTGTGGAAATGCTATTGttgaagaagaagagaaatgtgACTGTGGGTCTCTAGGATCCTGTAAAAATGATCGCTGTTGTTTGACAAACTGCACTCTGGTACGTGGGGCTTCTTGTGCTTTTGGCAATTGTTGTAAGGACTGCCAGTTTGTGCCATCAGGACAAGTATGTCGAGAACAAGGTAATGAATGCGATCTTCCAGAGTGGTGCAATGGAACTTGGCATGAGTGTCCAGATGATGTGTATGTGCAGGACGGAAGCCCTTGCTTGGGCATGGGCTACTGCTATGAAAAGAGATGTAATTTCCGTGATGAACAGTGCCGGAAAATTTTTGGCAAGAAAGCCAGGAGTGCAAATCAGATATGCTACAGAGAAATAAACACCCGTGGTGACCGTTTTGGTAACTGTGGTAATGACACCAATACATACATAGCATGTGGTTTTGCCGATATTCTATGTGGAAGAATTCAGTGTGAGAATGTGACAGAAATTCCTTCACTAGGAAGTCATTCTACCATGCATATAACTCGGTTGGATGGTCACATGTGCTGGGGGGTCGACTACCACTTTGGGATGACTGCACTTGATATTGGTGATGTGAAAGATGGAACAGAGTGTGGTGAACAgcgggtgtgcattggcaggaggtGTGTCCCTGAGCCAGTTTGGGATAGTGAGTGCATTCCTGAAATGTGCAACATGCATGGAATATGCAACAGTAAACATCACTGTCATTGTAGCAATAAGTGGGCCCCACCAAACTGCAGGACAAAAGGAAATGGAGGTAGTATTGATAGTGGTCCACCCCCTGCGGAAGAGCCTGAGAAAACATCTGAGCCTGACCGTGGAATTTCTAAATTTTGGAttccttttttggttttgttgaacTGCTTTTTGATTCTGTGTTGCTGCTGTTTCATTTGCTGTCCACTTAAAAGAGAAGATTCACCAGAACCACcagaacaaaaatcaaacttACCCAAGACAAACTGTCAGGGCAAA